The Streptosporangiales bacterium sequence CCGGTCGCGGCTCAACTCCTACTTCGCCGACGTCCTGCTGCACCCGCGTACGCACCAGATGGTGCGCACCGCCGCGTCGGTCGACTGGGTGGTCGTCAACACCGAGGTCGAGGCGCTCCAGCTGGAGTACTCCTGGATCAAGGAGTACGACCCCCGCTTCAACGTGAAGTACCGCGACGACAAGAGCTACCCGTTCCTCGCCGTGACCCTGCACGAGGAGTACCCGCGGCTCCAGGTCTACCGGGGAGCCAAGCGCAAGGGCGTCAGGTACTTCGGCCCCTACTCCCATGCCTGGGCGATCCGCGAGACGCTCGACCTGATGCTGCGCGTCTTCCCCGCCCGCACGTGCTCGGCGGGGGTCTTCCGCCGTTCGCACCAGATCGGCAGGCCGTGCCTGCTCGGCTACATCGGCAAGTGCTCGGCGCCGTGCGTCGACCGGGTCACGGCGGACGAGCACCGGCAGATCGTCGACGACTTCTGCGACTTCATGTCCGGGCGCACGGGACCGTACATCCGCCGGCTGGAGAAGGAGATGCGCGCGGCGTCGGCCGCGCTCGACTACGAGCGGGCGGCGCGGCTGCGCGACGACATCGGCACGCTCAACCGCGCGCTCGAGAAGCAGGCGGTCGTCCTGTCCGACGGCACCGACTGCGACGTCGTCGCGCTCGCGCAGGACGACCTCGAGGCCGCCGTGCAGGTGTTCTACGTGCGCGGCGGACGCGTCCGCGGGCAGCGCGGCTGGGTCGTCGACAAGGTCGAGGACGTCACGACCGGCGACCTCGTCGAGCAGTTCGTGACCCGCACGTACGGCGACGGCGACGTGCCGCGAGAGCTCCTCGTGCCCGCGCTGCCGGGCGACCTGACGGCCGTGGAGGCGTGGCTGTCCGAGCGCCGGGGCGGCGGGGTCGCGCTGCGGGTGCCGCAACGCGGCGACAAGCGCATCCTCCTGGAGACGGTCGAGAAGAACGCGCAGCACTCGCTCGCCCTGCACAAGACGAGACGCGCGGGCGACCTCACCGCGCGCAGCCTGGCGCTCCAGGAGATCCAGGAGGCGCTGGCCCTCGGCGAGGCGCCGCTGCGCATCGAGTGCGTCGACGTGTCCAACCTGCAGGGCAGCGACGTCGTGGCGTCGATGGTGGTCTTCGAGGACGGACTGGCCCGCAAGTCCGAGTACCGCAGGTTCACCGTGAAGGGTCTCGCCGGACAGAACGACGTCGCCTCGATCCACGAGGTCGTGACCCGCCGGTTCCGGCGGTTGCTCGAGAGCCGGCAGCAGACCGGCGAGCTCGACGTCATGGGCGCCGAGACCGGCGGTGAGGCGGACGCCGTCGACCACGGCCCGATCGACCCCGAGACCGGCCGGCCGCGCAAGTTCGCCTACCCGCCGAACCTGTTCGTCGTCGACGGCGGAGCGCCGCAGGTCGCCGCGGCGCAGCGCGCGCTCGACGAGCTCGGCATCGACGACGTCGCCGTCTGCGGGCTCGCGAAGCGCCTCGAGGAGGTCTGGCAGCCGGGCCAGTCCGACCCCGTGATCCTGCCCCGCACGAGCGAGGGACTGTACCTCCTGCAACGTGTTCGCGACGAAGCGCACCGTTTCGCTGTTACGTTTCACCGCCAACGACGATCCAAGGGCATGACGCGTAGCGTGTTGGACACCGTGCCCGGGCTGGGCGACACGCGACGCAAGGCGCTGCTCCGTCACTTCGGGTCGTTGAAGAAGCTGCGGGAGGCGTCGGTGGACGAGATCACCACCGTGCCCGGGATCGGCCGTCAGACCGCGGAGTCGGTGGTCGCGGCGTTGGAACGGAGCACCGGGACCTAGGGTTCCGGTGGGGGGAGAGCTGGTGAACACCGACGAGACCGCCATGGGGGGCGTCGACGCGAAGCCGGGGGGACCGCCCCCGGACATCGTGCTCGTCACGGGCATGTCCGGGGCGGGCCGCAGCACGGCGGCGAACTACCTCGAGGACCTCGACTGGTACGTCGTCGACAACCTGCCGCCGGCGCTGATCGGCACGCTCGCCGACCTCGGCGCGCGCACGCAGGGCGCGATCGCGCGCCTCGCGGTGGTCATCGACGTCCGCAGCCGCGCGTTCACCTCCGACCTGCTGGAGTCCGTGCACGAGCTGCGGAAGCGCGGCGTGCTCACGAAGGTCCTGTTCCTGGAGGCCGCCGACGCCGTCCTCGTGCGCCGGTACGAGAGCGTCCGCCGGCCGCACCCGCTGCAGAGCGGCGAGGGCATCATCGACGGCATCGCCAAGGAGCGCGAACGACTCGGTGCCGTTAGGGGCGAGGCCGACCTCGTCATCGACACCAGCGACCTCAACGTCCACGAGCTGCGGCACAAGATCGTGCAGGCGTTCTCCGGGCCCGACGAGCCCCGGCTGCGCGTGACGGTGATGTCGTTCGGCTACAAGTACGGCCTCCCCGTCGATGCCGACATGGTGGCCGACTGCCGCTTCCTGCCCAACCCGCACTGGGTGCCCGAGCTGCGCGCGCTGACCGGACAGGATGACCAGGTGCGCGACTACGTCCTCGGCCGGGAGGGCGCCACCGAGTTCGTCGACACCTACGTCGAGCTGCTGTCGATCGTGGAGCGGGGCTACGTCAACGAGGGAAAGCGGTTCTCGACCTTCGCCGTAGGCTGCACGGGAGGCAAGCACCGGAGCGTCGCCATCGCCGAGGCCCTCGCCCATCGGCTCGCTGGCAACGGCGTCGACGTGCACGTCCACCACCGGGACCTCGGCCGCGAGTAGCGACGTGAGAGGGCAGACGCAGATGAGAGCTGGACCGCGGGTCGTCGCGCTGGGCGGCGGGCACGGTCTGTATGCGTCGTTGTCCGCGTTGCGTCGTGTGACGAGAAACCTCACCGCGGTCGTCACCGTCGCCGACGACGGCGGATCGAGCGGCCGGCTGCGCAAGGAGTTCGGCGGGCTGCCGCCCGGTGACCTGCGCATGGCGCTCGCTGCGCTGTGCCGCAGCGACCAGTGGGGACAGACGTGGAGCCGCGTGGTCCAGCACCGGTTCGCGAGCGACGGCCCGCTCGACGGGCACGCGCTGGGCAACCTGCTGATCGTGAGCCTGTCGCAGCAGATGGGTGAGCCGATCGCCGCGCTCGACTGGGTGGGCCGCCTGCTCGGCGCGCAGGGCCGCGTGCTGCCGATGTGCTCCCGGCCGCTCGGCATCCGCGCGCGGGTGCGCGAGCGCGACGACCACGGACGCACCAGGGTCCGCGTCGTCGACGGGCAGGTCGCCGTGGCGACCGCCACGGGGCAGGTGCTCTCCGTGCAGATCGTGCCGGACGACCCGCCGGCGTGCCCCGAGTCGCTGGCGGCGGTCGGCTGCGCCGACTGGGTGGTGCTCGGGCCCGGCTCCTGGTTCACCAGCGTCCTGCCGCACCTGATGGTGCCGGAGCTCGCCGACGCCCTGGTGTCGACCCCGGCGC is a genomic window containing:
- the uvrC gene encoding excinuclease ABC subunit UvrC, which encodes MADPASYRPEPGAVPDSPGVYRFRDAHGRVIYVGKAKGLRSRLNSYFADVLLHPRTHQMVRTAASVDWVVVNTEVEALQLEYSWIKEYDPRFNVKYRDDKSYPFLAVTLHEEYPRLQVYRGAKRKGVRYFGPYSHAWAIRETLDLMLRVFPARTCSAGVFRRSHQIGRPCLLGYIGKCSAPCVDRVTADEHRQIVDDFCDFMSGRTGPYIRRLEKEMRAASAALDYERAARLRDDIGTLNRALEKQAVVLSDGTDCDVVALAQDDLEAAVQVFYVRGGRVRGQRGWVVDKVEDVTTGDLVEQFVTRTYGDGDVPRELLVPALPGDLTAVEAWLSERRGGGVALRVPQRGDKRILLETVEKNAQHSLALHKTRRAGDLTARSLALQEIQEALALGEAPLRIECVDVSNLQGSDVVASMVVFEDGLARKSEYRRFTVKGLAGQNDVASIHEVVTRRFRRLLESRQQTGELDVMGAETGGEADAVDHGPIDPETGRPRKFAYPPNLFVVDGGAPQVAAAQRALDELGIDDVAVCGLAKRLEEVWQPGQSDPVILPRTSEGLYLLQRVRDEAHRFAVTFHRQRRSKGMTRSVLDTVPGLGDTRRKALLRHFGSLKKLREASVDEITTVPGIGRQTAESVVAALERSTGT
- the rapZ gene encoding RNase adapter RapZ, giving the protein MGGVDAKPGGPPPDIVLVTGMSGAGRSTAANYLEDLDWYVVDNLPPALIGTLADLGARTQGAIARLAVVIDVRSRAFTSDLLESVHELRKRGVLTKVLFLEAADAVLVRRYESVRRPHPLQSGEGIIDGIAKERERLGAVRGEADLVIDTSDLNVHELRHKIVQAFSGPDEPRLRVTVMSFGYKYGLPVDADMVADCRFLPNPHWVPELRALTGQDDQVRDYVLGREGATEFVDTYVELLSIVERGYVNEGKRFSTFAVGCTGGKHRSVAIAEALAHRLAGNGVDVHVHHRDLGRE
- the yvcK gene encoding uridine diphosphate-N-acetylglucosamine-binding protein YvcK, translating into MRAGPRVVALGGGHGLYASLSALRRVTRNLTAVVTVADDGGSSGRLRKEFGGLPPGDLRMALAALCRSDQWGQTWSRVVQHRFASDGPLDGHALGNLLIVSLSQQMGEPIAALDWVGRLLGAQGRVLPMCSRPLGIRARVRERDDHGRTRVRVVDGQVAVATATGQVLSVQIVPDDPPACPESLAAVGCADWVVLGPGSWFTSVLPHLMVPELADALVSTPARKVVALNLVPQQGETEGFSPEKHLAVLAEHAPELRIDAVVADERVTDDENGLAEAAKELGAELVLAKVGMADGTPRHDPRRLAGVYRALFAKHDSANDRAIENDSVGADSSAESRGRS